The following are encoded in a window of Mycoplasma anserisalpingitidis genomic DNA:
- a CDS encoding type III toxin-antitoxin system ToxN/AbiQ family toxin, which produces MDIDYLKALYEEDKEISYNESYEYKTKPHLGLLVSINKEIFVVPLTSPKQKHPYISNNSDRIEKIYDENGKFTGLLMIHKMIPVYENIIKKIKFGKNDKYTALLVQQYNFIKKNRSRIIGKINRHYKKTISNHRLKYDTNIAKDLEFLSSYIKRML; this is translated from the coding sequence GTGGATATTGATTATTTAAAAGCGTTGTATGAAGAAGATAAAGAAATAAGCTACAATGAGAGTTATGAATATAAAACCAAACCACATTTAGGTTTACTTGTTTCTATAAATAAAGAAATTTTTGTAGTTCCATTAACTTCCCCTAAACAAAAACATCCATATATTTCAAATAATTCTGATAGAATAGAAAAAATTTATGATGAAAATGGAAAATTCACTGGGTTGTTAATGATACATAAGATGATACCTGTTTATGAAAATATTATTAAAAAAATTAAGTTTGGTAAAAATGATAAATATACTGCATTGTTAGTTCAACAATACAATTTTATCAAGAAGAATAGAAGTAGAATTATTGGTAAAATAAATAGACATTATAAAAAAACGATTTCAAATCACAGGCTTAAGTATGATACAAATATAGCTAAGGATTTAGAATTTTTAAGTAGTTATATAAAAAGAATGTTATAA
- a CDS encoding DAK2 domain-containing protein, whose protein sequence is MSKKLDGKLFAQAVISGSNALVNAKNRIDALNVFPVPDGDTGTNMASTIQGAASKMNFEQANLSKLSDEIAKNMLLGARGNSGVILSQIFRGLANGFVSISSASTQDLIFAFAAATKKAYSAVLKPIEGTILTVIRETSEMLSNEFKDRNDVELEEFFKKVVDFARISCDNTPNKLKTLREVGVTDSGGEGLYTIFNGMYQFFAGKPVEISQSSEQIDKFINDTDVYDGEFGYCTEFIIDLSNPDIFDKEEFTKSIGEIATSLVVVNDENILKVHGHTIKPGEMLNFGQNYGEFIKIKSENMTLQANNSKATAKDLKESKDEQKKSLCGIISCNLGSGIIERMREYGCDYIIESGQTQNPSAQDLIEAINSVNAETVFVLPNNSNILLVSQQAAQVVNDKNVIIIPTKTQIEGITALINFNKDNSAEDNQEIMLEAIKDVTTGEVTKAVRTTKLNGVNIKEGEYISITRGNIIASCETYLESSKKLINKMVKKNHEIISIYYGDVASESDAIELQNWIEGNFDIEVEIINGNQPNYQFIIGVE, encoded by the coding sequence ATGAGTAAGAAGTTAGATGGTAAGCTGTTTGCTCAAGCGGTTATTTCAGGTTCTAATGCTCTCGTTAATGCAAAAAATAGAATTGACGCATTAAATGTCTTTCCGGTTCCTGATGGTGATACAGGAACAAATATGGCTTCGACTATTCAAGGAGCTGCTTCAAAAATGAATTTTGAGCAAGCGAATTTAAGTAAGCTATCTGATGAAATAGCAAAAAACATGCTTCTTGGAGCTCGTGGGAATAGTGGAGTTATTTTAAGTCAAATTTTCCGTGGTCTAGCAAATGGTTTTGTTTCGATTAGTTCTGCAAGTACTCAAGACTTAATTTTTGCATTCGCTGCTGCGACTAAAAAAGCATACAGTGCTGTATTAAAACCAATTGAAGGGACTATTTTAACAGTTATTCGTGAAACCAGTGAGATGCTTTCTAATGAATTCAAAGATCGTAATGATGTAGAATTGGAAGAATTCTTTAAAAAAGTTGTTGATTTTGCTCGTATTTCTTGTGATAATACACCAAACAAATTAAAAACCTTAAGAGAAGTTGGTGTAACTGATAGTGGTGGTGAAGGGCTTTATACAATTTTTAATGGAATGTATCAATTCTTCGCAGGTAAACCAGTAGAAATTTCTCAAAGTAGCGAACAAATTGATAAATTTATCAATGACACTGATGTTTACGATGGTGAATTTGGGTATTGTACAGAATTTATTATTGATTTATCAAATCCTGATATTTTTGACAAAGAAGAATTTACTAAAAGTATTGGCGAGATAGCTACTAGTTTAGTTGTTGTTAACGATGAAAATATATTAAAAGTTCATGGTCACACCATTAAACCTGGTGAAATGTTGAATTTTGGACAAAATTATGGTGAATTTATTAAGATTAAATCTGAGAATATGACGCTACAAGCAAATAACTCCAAAGCTACAGCTAAAGACTTAAAAGAGTCAAAAGACGAACAAAAGAAAAGTCTTTGTGGAATAATTTCATGTAATTTAGGTTCAGGAATCATCGAAAGAATGCGTGAATATGGTTGCGATTACATAATTGAAAGTGGACAAACTCAAAATCCAAGTGCTCAAGATTTAATTGAAGCGATTAATTCTGTAAATGCTGAAACAGTTTTTGTTCTACCGAATAACTCAAATATTTTACTTGTTTCACAACAAGCTGCACAAGTAGTTAATGATAAAAACGTCATCATTATTCCAACTAAAACTCAAATTGAAGGTATTACTGCTTTAATAAACTTTAACAAAGATAATAGTGCTGAAGATAATCAAGAAATTATGCTTGAAGCAATTAAAGATGTAACTACTGGAGAAGTTACTAAAGCTGTTCGCACTACTAAACTTAACGGTGTAAATATCAAAGAAGGTGAGTATATTTCAATTACTCGTGGTAACATAATTGCTTCATGTGAAACTTATTTAGAATCATCTAAAAAATTAATTAATAAAATGGTTAAGAAAAATCATGAAATTATAAGCATTTATTATGGTGATGTAGCCAGCGAATCAGATGCAATTGAATTACAAAACTGAATTGAAGGAAATTTTGATATTGAAGTTGAAATCATTAATGGAAATCAACCAAATTATCAATTTATTATAGGTGTAGAATAA
- a CDS encoding recombination protein O N-terminal domain-containing protein, giving the protein MAETKCKAILLNLTHSDDNKSFLTFLTSEGIMQLYAHGLTKPDSKNRYNLFIGSIIEISFFKARLKGSVGKLKKATLIKQVNSQNRSEIKTVILLCKILKNFNFKNNIINFYYYFIDNIGKGKNNFLITILLSKLIYNFGIKPVLSACVECLNQKDLVDFKIYKGGFLCKNHAIEIIPIQDLKSIFNLFYDYNLYLQSAGAQINKYLKNEFLNILIDHGVNFD; this is encoded by the coding sequence ATGGCCGAAACAAAATGTAAAGCAATATTACTAAATTTAACTCACTCCGATGATAATAAAAGCTTTTTAACTTTCTTAACAAGCGAAGGCATAATGCAACTTTATGCACATGGTTTAACTAAACCCGATAGTAAAAATCGTTATAATCTCTTTATCGGTTCTATTATTGAAATAAGTTTTTTTAAGGCTAGGCTTAAAGGTAGTGTTGGGAAATTAAAAAAAGCTACTTTAATCAAACAAGTAAACAGTCAAAATCGAAGTGAAATAAAAACAGTAATATTATTATGCAAAATATTAAAAAACTTCAATTTTAAGAATAATATAATTAACTTCTATTACTATTTTATAGATAATATTGGAAAAGGTAAGAATAATTTTTTAATCACTATTTTACTGTCAAAATTAATTTATAATTTTGGAATAAAACCAGTTTTGAGTGCTTGTGTAGAATGCTTGAATCAAAAAGATTTAGTTGATTTTAAAATTTACAAAGGTGGTTTTTTATGCAAAAATCATGCAATAGAAATTATTCCTATCCAAGACTTAAAGTCAATTTTTAATCTCTTTTATGATTACAATCTTTATCTTCAAAGTGCTGGTGCACAAATAAATAAATATTTAAAAAATGAATTTCTTAATATCCTTATTGATCATGGAGTTAATTTTGACTAA
- a CDS encoding YhcH/YjgK/YiaL family protein, producing MIFDKLTNMHKYKHISKEIETAYKWIKENDIKTFENGKHQITDKIWLVKKEVKPVDIKDLVCEMHYETIDIHLSSGVEELVVFAPQIELSAKDILKEYDKQSDTVLFKMKNKETVMNLSEDSFMLFMPFETHCPSINPNMEVLTKYIIKIKVN from the coding sequence ATGATTTTTGATAAATTGACAAATATGCACAAATATAAACATATCAGTAAAGAAATCGAAACCGCATATAAATGAATTAAAGAAAATGATATTAAAACTTTCGAAAATGGTAAACATCAAATTACTGATAAGATTTGACTTGTTAAAAAAGAAGTCAAACCAGTTGATATTAAAGATCTAGTATGCGAAATGCACTACGAAACAATTGACATTCACTTATCATCAGGGGTTGAAGAATTAGTTGTTTTTGCACCTCAAATTGAATTAAGTGCTAAAGATATTCTAAAAGAGTATGATAAACAAAGTGATACAGTGTTATTCAAAATGAAAAATAAAGAAACAGTTATGAATTTAAGTGAAGATTCATTTATGTTATTTATGCCTTTTGAAACACACTGTCCTTCAATTAATCCAAATATGGAAGTGTTAACTAAATATATTATTAAAATTAAAGTTAATTAG
- a CDS encoding nicotinate phosphoribosyltransferase, whose protein sequence is MTNMKKYTASYFEKTKVILENEKPNNVIILQFFQRKDNAILAGMSEVLELLKSQTDTSKYTIRYLPDGTHINNLDIVLELEGHYHDFGMWEGVIDGILARSTSIASNGYACVQAAKGKPIIFMGDRADHYINQEIDGKAIALAGIKSVSTDAQRQEVSDEVFGSVPHVLIQGFGGDLVAAMKAYYKHFPNNKLIALVDYHNDVISESTKIFEAMGDKIWGVRLDTSKNMVDHMFDNEEAQYGVNVEQVKRLRNHLDKIGARNYKIVVSSGFNPEKIKLFEDNNAPVDFYGVGQSIFKLSNSFSADATVLNGEPEAKEGRGYRQNPNLIVYNSKGR, encoded by the coding sequence ATGACAAACATGAAGAAGTATACAGCTTCTTATTTTGAAAAAACCAAAGTTATTCTCGAAAATGAGAAACCAAATAATGTTATTATTCTGCAATTTTTTCAAAGAAAGGATAATGCAATTTTAGCTGGAATGAGTGAAGTTTTAGAACTTCTCAAATCTCAAACTGATACATCAAAATATACAATTAGATATTTACCTGATGGAACACACATAAATAATTTAGATATTGTCCTAGAATTGGAAGGACATTACCATGATTTCGGGATGTGAGAAGGTGTTATCGATGGAATTCTGGCTAGAAGCACATCGATAGCTTCAAATGGATATGCTTGTGTTCAAGCAGCTAAAGGTAAACCAATAATTTTTATGGGTGATAGAGCTGATCATTATATTAATCAAGAAATAGATGGAAAAGCTATTGCACTTGCTGGAATTAAAAGTGTTTCTACAGACGCTCAAAGACAAGAAGTTTCTGATGAAGTATTCGGTTCAGTTCCGCATGTTTTAATCCAAGGTTTTGGAGGTGATTTAGTTGCCGCAATGAAAGCCTATTATAAACATTTTCCGAACAATAAGCTTATTGCTTTAGTTGATTATCATAATGATGTAATTTCTGAGTCGACTAAAATTTTTGAAGCAATGGGAGATAAAATTTGAGGTGTAAGGTTAGATACTTCAAAAAATATGGTTGATCATATGTTTGATAATGAAGAAGCTCAATATGGAGTTAATGTCGAACAAGTTAAAAGACTTAGAAATCACTTGGATAAAATCGGTGCTAGAAACTATAAAATTGTTGTTTCGAGTGGTTTTAATCCAGAAAAAATTAAATTATTTGAAGATAACAATGCTCCAGTAGATTTTTATGGAGTTGGACAAAGTATTTTTAAACTTTCAAATTCTTTTTCAGCTGATGCAACCGTATTAAATGGTGAACCAGAAGCAAAAGAAGGACGTGGTTATAGACAAAATCCTAATTTAATTGTTTATAATTCTAAAGGGAGATAA
- the asnS gene encoding asparagine--tRNA ligase, giving the protein MHSVKKVLLKPSYYDKWENFKISGWVSSNRGNNKMRFINLNDGSTVNNLQLVIKGENFDFGLLDTIKIGAAIEVVGTLVATPNAPQPIELVVSEFKLLKNTEDFPIQNQEISLELLRELPHIRHRTNILRATMLIRSTLAQEIHKYFIANDFYYMSSPIITSNDGEGAGETFNVDDNSKNPFFGGKKSTLGVTGQLHAESYAIGMKKVYTFAPTFRAEHSNTKKHAAEFWMVEPEVAFYDLNDVIHLADDMLKVVIRNTLAKNKFEFDYLVKHHDPELINRLNKFLDNELHIIDYKDAITELAKVKDKFENKDIKFGLDLATEHERYISEQLFNGPVAVINFPKDFKAFYMYQNNDNKTVAAFDLLVPGIGELIGGSQREANYDKLLKRINELNIPADDLAWYLDLRKFGDSGSAGFGLGFERLVMYVTGVDNIRDVIPYPRTAGNIRM; this is encoded by the coding sequence ATGCATTCAGTTAAAAAAGTTTTATTAAAACCAAGTTATTACGACAAATGAGAGAACTTCAAAATCAGTGGTTGGGTTTCTTCAAACCGTGGAAATAATAAAATGCGTTTTATAAATTTAAATGATGGTTCAACTGTAAATAACCTTCAATTAGTTATCAAAGGAGAAAATTTTGATTTTGGTTTACTAGATACTATCAAAATTGGTGCTGCTATTGAAGTAGTAGGTACTTTAGTTGCAACGCCAAATGCACCACAACCAATTGAATTAGTTGTTAGTGAATTTAAGTTACTTAAAAATACTGAAGATTTTCCAATTCAAAATCAAGAAATTTCACTTGAACTACTTAGAGAATTACCTCACATTAGACATAGAACAAATATTTTACGTGCAACAATGTTAATTCGTTCAACACTAGCTCAAGAAATTCACAAATATTTCATCGCAAATGATTTTTACTATATGTCAAGTCCAATTATCACATCAAATGATGGAGAAGGAGCTGGTGAAACTTTTAACGTTGATGATAACTCAAAAAATCCATTTTTTGGTGGTAAAAAATCAACTTTAGGAGTTACAGGACAACTTCATGCAGAATCTTATGCTATTGGAATGAAAAAAGTTTATACTTTTGCTCCAACTTTTAGAGCTGAACATTCTAATACTAAAAAACATGCTGCTGAATTTTGAATGGTTGAACCTGAAGTTGCTTTCTATGATTTAAATGATGTTATTCATCTTGCAGATGATATGTTAAAAGTTGTTATAAGAAATACTTTAGCTAAAAATAAGTTTGAATTTGATTATTTAGTTAAACATCATGACCCAGAACTTATCAATAGATTAAACAAATTCTTAGATAATGAATTACATATTATTGATTATAAAGATGCTATCACTGAATTAGCTAAAGTTAAAGACAAATTTGAAAATAAAGATATTAAATTCGGTTTAGATTTAGCTACAGAACACGAAAGATATATTTCTGAACAGTTATTTAATGGACCTGTTGCTGTAATTAACTTCCCTAAAGATTTTAAGGCATTCTACATGTACCAAAATAATGATAATAAAACTGTAGCTGCTTTTGACTTATTAGTTCCAGGTATTGGTGAATTAATTGGTGGTTCACAACGTGAAGCAAATTATGATAAATTATTAAAAAGAATTAATGAATTAAACATTCCTGCTGATGATTTGGCTTGATACTTAGACTTAAGAAAATTTGGAGATAGTGGATCAGCTGGATTTGGATTAGGTTTTGAACGTCTTGTGATGTATGTAACTGGTGTTGATAACATTAGAGATGTAATTCCTTACCCAAGAACTGCTGGAAATATCAGAATGTAG